From one bacterium genomic stretch:
- a CDS encoding M20/M25/M40 family metallo-hydrolase, with translation MKLPNVNRDRMVDLFCKLVSIDSPSKQEAKVADFIEDYLSPLGLKMWRDDAGIKIGGNCGNLHVRVPARGSKAPAVLFSSHMDTVMPGLGIKPRIDGDFIRSDGTTVLGADDKAGVTAILEMLKCVHESDMPHGPIEVIFDVAEEIGLMGAFEVDLAQVQAKYAIVLDGEDMDQIIYKSPSANRMLYEIEGIAAHAGMCPERGISAIEVFAEAVSNMKLGRLDDETTANIGTVEAGRATNIVCDRLVSRAEVRSHSIQKLEAQTQAMTAAIQNAIAKYERVIDGQSRKANLKETIKREFTAMDIPHNSLPYRVVFEAGTFVGLQMKPAAIGGGTNANVYNAKGLPAVVIGCGMRQEHTTNEHLAINDLELAARLCLAILFKNHEASVA, from the coding sequence ATGAAGCTGCCTAATGTAAACCGGGATCGGATGGTCGATCTCTTCTGTAAATTGGTATCGATTGACAGTCCGTCGAAGCAGGAAGCCAAGGTCGCGGACTTCATTGAAGACTACTTATCGCCGCTTGGACTCAAGATGTGGCGGGACGACGCTGGAATAAAGATTGGCGGGAATTGCGGTAATCTGCATGTGAGGGTACCGGCACGGGGCTCAAAGGCTCCTGCCGTCCTTTTCTCATCGCATATGGACACAGTAATGCCTGGCCTCGGCATCAAGCCGAGAATAGATGGAGACTTCATTAGGTCGGACGGGACAACAGTCCTCGGGGCTGACGACAAAGCGGGAGTCACGGCGATCCTGGAAATGCTAAAGTGTGTGCATGAAAGTGACATGCCGCACGGCCCGATTGAGGTAATTTTCGATGTTGCCGAGGAGATTGGCCTGATGGGTGCGTTTGAAGTGGACCTCGCCCAAGTGCAGGCCAAATACGCGATTGTCCTTGACGGTGAGGACATGGATCAGATAATCTACAAATCTCCAAGTGCGAATCGAATGCTTTACGAGATTGAAGGAATTGCGGCACATGCGGGAATGTGTCCTGAACGCGGCATATCGGCAATTGAGGTGTTTGCCGAGGCAGTGTCTAATATGAAGCTTGGCAGATTGGATGACGAAACCACGGCGAATATCGGAACAGTAGAAGCGGGGCGTGCAACGAACATCGTCTGTGATCGTCTGGTCTCGCGGGCGGAAGTCCGCAGCCATTCAATTCAGAAGCTCGAAGCCCAGACCCAGGCGATGACCGCCGCGATCCAGAATGCGATAGCGAAATATGAACGTGTAATTGATGGTCAATCACGCAAAGCTAACTTAAAGGAAACGATAAAGCGTGAATTCACAGCAATGGACATTCCACACAATTCATTGCCTTACCGCGTAGTGTTTGAAGCTGGAACATTTGTCGGCTTGCAAATGAAACCGGCGGCAATTGGTGGCGGAACAAACGCAAATGTCTATAATGCAAAGGGACTCCCTGCAGTCGTAATAGGTTGCGGAATGCGACAGGAACACACGACTAATGAGCATCTTGCAATTAACGACCTCGAGTTGGCTGCCCGCCTCTGCTTAGCGATTCTATTCA
- the mtaB gene encoding tRNA (N(6)-L-threonylcarbamoyladenosine(37)-C(2))-methylthiotransferase MtaB, producing the protein MNDFAPVEGRRVKLTTLGCKLNQYDTEMILSQLRAEGYQETVRAQEAELIVINTCAVTETAERKGRAAIRAAFRSNPRAKIVATGCQAEKSPQALLTQGASMVIGNREKERFSSLIVGTESVVAGGIRDGVDWRDGTIVSGLRGRVRAFLKVQDGCSQYCTYCIVPKLRGSGRSLPVRAAVRRAAELVDQGFQEIVLTGVALGTYGFDFGQEDALCGLLLELSKVRGLERLRLSSVEPWAVSNRFLEIVGFSEVICPHLHLPFQSGSNEILRRMNRRYSVDDIRKSLDFAFSLREDWGIGADIIVGFPGETSSHFNETLSLVKDTRIAYLHVFPFSSRPGTPATKLGAPVSSDEIMERANVLRELSRTSRTEFHNRLVGTEVEVIPENRGSQNYVFGHARNYADVALPRGLAETGKIARFIVERADSEFVYCRKHPKNYEAA; encoded by the coding sequence ATGAACGATTTTGCTCCTGTTGAAGGGCGCAGAGTGAAACTGACAACACTTGGCTGCAAGCTGAACCAGTATGATACTGAGATGATATTGTCTCAGCTGCGTGCAGAAGGTTATCAAGAGACTGTGCGTGCTCAGGAAGCAGAACTGATTGTCATAAATACCTGTGCGGTGACAGAAACGGCAGAGAGAAAGGGCCGCGCGGCAATCCGCGCGGCCTTTCGCTCAAACCCGAGAGCGAAGATAGTTGCGACAGGTTGTCAGGCGGAAAAATCTCCTCAGGCGTTGCTGACTCAAGGCGCTTCCATGGTGATAGGCAATCGTGAAAAGGAACGATTCTCGTCACTGATCGTTGGCACAGAGTCTGTCGTTGCTGGTGGAATTCGCGATGGAGTAGACTGGCGGGATGGTACCATTGTCTCTGGATTGCGGGGAAGAGTTCGCGCTTTCTTGAAAGTTCAAGACGGCTGCTCGCAGTATTGCACATATTGCATCGTTCCAAAATTGCGGGGATCTGGAAGAAGTTTGCCAGTTCGCGCTGCGGTCCGGCGAGCGGCCGAACTGGTAGACCAGGGTTTTCAGGAAATCGTGCTGACGGGCGTTGCACTTGGTACTTACGGATTCGATTTCGGCCAAGAGGACGCTCTTTGTGGCCTCTTGCTCGAGTTATCAAAAGTACGGGGATTAGAAAGGCTTCGATTAAGCAGTGTGGAGCCTTGGGCGGTGAGTAATCGATTCCTCGAAATTGTTGGTTTTTCGGAAGTGATATGCCCTCATCTTCATTTGCCTTTTCAAAGTGGATCAAACGAAATCCTTCGCCGCATGAATAGACGCTATAGTGTCGATGACATTCGAAAATCGTTGGATTTCGCGTTTAGCTTAAGAGAGGACTGGGGAATTGGCGCCGACATAATCGTTGGTTTTCCAGGCGAGACATCCAGCCACTTCAACGAAACCCTATCTTTAGTAAAGGATACACGCATCGCATATTTGCATGTGTTTCCATTCAGTTCTCGACCGGGTACCCCTGCAACGAAGCTTGGTGCACCAGTGTCGTCAGATGAGATCATGGAACGTGCGAACGTACTAAGAGAACTTTCAAGGACATCGCGTACTGAATTTCACAATAGATTAGTTGGTACAGAAGTGGAAGTAATTCCCGAAAATCGTGGGAGTCAGAACTACGTTTTCGGGCATGCGCGGAACTATGCGGATGTTGCATTGCCAAGAGGCCTCGCCGAGACAGGCAAAATCGCAAGATTCATCGTAGAACGCGCGGACTCAGAGTTTGTGTATTGCAGGAAACACCCAAAGAACTATGAAGCTGCCTAA